The Acetivibrio saccincola genome window below encodes:
- a CDS encoding HAD family hydrolase — protein sequence MYKYSKIVDKIAKEGIKYAIVDVDNTITKSNVLDLFLFLQKKRLKSLYKPWAVFFCLTKIPIYLLLDFFNRELFQKAFYKNYNKYTLNDLNKGGRELFNEILKNRFIQDVHDLIFYLKDNGIKVILLSTSIEPVIKEYGKYFNVKYKCLEVFESGGRAFVDLTHLKNFKENYIKMFNKDEIISIADSKHDKKILMYSKYAIIVNKRTKKWMNKINSLAFVRDG from the coding sequence ATGTATAAGTATAGTAAAATAGTAGATAAGATTGCAAAAGAGGGAATAAAATATGCAATTGTTGATGTGGACAACACAATAACAAAGTCAAATGTATTGGATTTGTTTTTATTTTTACAAAAAAAGAGACTAAAATCTTTATACAAGCCCTGGGCTGTATTTTTTTGCCTTACAAAAATTCCAATATATCTTTTACTGGATTTCTTTAATAGAGAATTATTTCAAAAAGCCTTTTATAAAAATTATAATAAATACACCCTTAATGATTTAAATAAGGGGGGAAGGGAGCTTTTTAATGAAATACTTAAAAACAGGTTTATACAGGATGTTCATGATTTGATATTTTATTTAAAAGATAATGGAATAAAAGTTATTTTGTTATCCACCTCTATAGAACCGGTGATAAAAGAATATGGAAAATATTTTAATGTCAAATATAAATGCTTAGAGGTATTTGAATCCGGTGGCAGAGCCTTTGTAGATTTAACTCATTTAAAAAATTTTAAAGAAAATTATATAAAAATGTTCAATAAAGATGAAATTATTTCAATTGCAGATTCAAAACATGATAAAAAAATTCTTATGTACTCTAAATATGCTATAATTGTAAATAAAAGAACAAAAAAGTGGATGAACAAAATAAACAGCCTGGCATTTGTAAGGGATGGGTGA
- a CDS encoding sensor histidine kinase, giving the protein MTIIFISLWTLSIFLILKDPKNEEMRWASITAFIGGSGAFGRALIENFIPYFQNHINIHENVLTVSGWIYVCCTLLNILFLPYAFLRFSFTYVIKENKIKSILKYLFILPPVFALINTINNGNLFPKPKYNYIIINLYAIPYILIGFFIIVKRMIRQKSPGERKRYSVVLLFTSPVLFQMFSVYLSRLVGYVENFRFNMIFFVIMLPFFVYFLLSSGVLDVRLKLEKIQRDYSLKVMSSGTMILNHALKNNVLIISTCLHNLKSDYEKLNKNVPEEIGIIEETSQSMLEIINRIKEKTEDFKLVMKNKNLKEMLDGVIFIVNNEISSSIEVDINSNCEDDIFIYCDDIHTKEVIYNIIKNAVESIETNKKGKIRINVFKDKKSITVSISDNGKGISKSELNYIYKPFYTTKKFRNNLGLGLTYCAHVMQKHGGNIFIKSKENLGTTVFLTFPAKRE; this is encoded by the coding sequence ATGACTATAATATTTATATCTTTATGGACGCTTTCAATATTTTTAATATTGAAAGACCCTAAAAATGAAGAAATGAGATGGGCTTCCATAACTGCTTTTATAGGTGGTTCGGGAGCCTTTGGAAGAGCACTTATTGAAAACTTTATTCCTTACTTTCAAAATCACATAAATATACATGAAAATGTTCTGACCGTGTCAGGTTGGATATATGTATGCTGTACTTTACTTAACATTTTGTTTTTGCCGTATGCTTTTTTAAGATTTAGCTTTACATATGTAATAAAGGAAAACAAAATAAAAAGCATTCTAAAATACTTATTTATTCTGCCCCCGGTTTTTGCACTGATAAATACAATAAACAACGGGAATTTGTTTCCAAAACCGAAATACAATTATATTATTATTAATTTATATGCCATACCATATATTTTAATTGGGTTCTTCATTATTGTAAAAAGAATGATTAGACAAAAAAGTCCAGGTGAAAGAAAGCGGTATTCAGTTGTTTTGCTTTTTACAAGTCCGGTGCTTTTTCAAATGTTTTCTGTTTATTTGTCCAGGCTTGTGGGGTATGTAGAAAATTTCAGGTTTAATATGATTTTCTTTGTTATTATGTTGCCATTTTTTGTTTATTTTTTATTAAGTTCAGGAGTATTGGATGTAAGGCTTAAACTTGAAAAAATTCAAAGGGACTATTCATTAAAAGTAATGTCATCCGGGACAATGATTCTTAATCACGCACTTAAAAACAATGTTTTAATTATTTCCACCTGTCTTCACAATTTAAAAAGTGATTATGAAAAATTAAATAAAAATGTGCCTGAAGAAATCGGGATTATTGAAGAAACTTCTCAAAGTATGCTGGAAATTATAAATAGAATAAAGGAAAAAACAGAAGATTTTAAGCTGGTTATGAAAAATAAAAATTTAAAAGAAATGCTGGATGGGGTTATTTTCATTGTAAATAATGAAATTAGCAGTTCCATTGAAGTAGACATAAATTCAAATTGTGAAGATGATATTTTCATTTATTGTGATGATATACACACTAAAGAAGTAATTTATAATATAATTAAAAATGCCGTTGAATCTATTGAAACTAATAAAAAAGGGAAAATCCGTATTAATGTCTTCAAGGACAAAAAATCCATTACCGTTTCTATATCTGATAATGGCAAAGGGATAAGTAAAAGCGAATTAAATTATATTTACAAGCCCTTTTATACCACCAAAAAGTTTAGAAATAATTTAGGATTAGGACTTACCTATTGTGCACATGTTATGCAAA